The Pseudomonas azotoformans genome has a segment encoding these proteins:
- a CDS encoding OmpH family outer membrane protein, with product MRKLTQLVLLATVLVATPAFAEMKIAVLNYQMALLESDAAKRYAVDAEKKFGPQLTKLKTLESSAKGIQDRLVAGGDKMQQGERERLELEFKQKARDYQFQSKELNEAKAVADREMLKQLKPKLDSAVEEVIKKGAFDLVFERGAVIDVKPQYDITRQVIERMNQLK from the coding sequence GTGCGTAAGTTGACTCAATTGGTTCTGCTGGCAACCGTGCTGGTAGCGACCCCGGCCTTCGCCGAAATGAAAATCGCTGTCCTGAACTATCAGATGGCCCTGCTGGAGTCCGATGCGGCCAAGCGTTATGCCGTGGATGCCGAGAAAAAGTTCGGCCCACAACTGACCAAGCTCAAGACTCTGGAAAGCAGCGCTAAAGGTATCCAGGATCGTCTGGTTGCCGGTGGCGACAAGATGCAGCAAGGCGAGCGCGAGCGTCTGGAGCTTGAATTCAAGCAAAAAGCCCGTGACTACCAGTTCCAGTCCAAAGAACTGAACGAAGCCAAGGCTGTTGCTGACCGTGAAATGCTGAAACAACTGAAGCCGAAACTCGACAGCGCTGTAGAAGAAGTCATCAAGAAAGGTGCCTTTGACCTGGTGTTCGAGCGTGGCGCTGTGATCGACGTCAAGCCTCAATACGACATCACCCGTCAGGTGATCGAGCGCATGAACCAGCTGAAGTAA
- the lpxD gene encoding UDP-3-O-(3-hydroxymyristoyl)glucosamine N-acyltransferase gives MTATIKLGELAEFLGATLRGSPEKEITGLATLQEAGPAQLSFLANPQYRKYLVDSQAAAVLLKAADAEGFAGDALVVPDPYLAYARVSHLFDPKPKAAAGIHPSAVIAEDAQVDPAASIGAFAVIESGARIAADVTVGAHCFIGARCQIGAGGWLAPRVTLYHDVRIGERVVIQSGAVIGGEGFGFANAKGIWNKIAQVGGVLIGDDVEIGVNTAVDRGALADTVIGNGVKLDNQIQIAHNVQIGDHTAMAACVGISGSTKIGKHCMLAGGVGLVGHIDICDNVFITGMTMVTHSITEPGAYSSGTAMQPAAEWRKSAARLRQLDDMARRLKQLEKRVGDVTPGGNASSEG, from the coding sequence ATGACCGCGACTATCAAGCTCGGCGAGTTGGCCGAGTTCCTGGGAGCCACCTTGCGTGGCTCCCCGGAGAAAGAAATCACTGGGCTAGCCACCTTGCAGGAGGCTGGCCCAGCTCAGTTGAGCTTCCTCGCAAACCCCCAATACCGTAAATACCTGGTCGATAGCCAAGCTGCAGCCGTGTTGCTGAAAGCCGCTGACGCCGAAGGGTTTGCCGGGGATGCGCTGGTGGTGCCTGACCCGTATCTGGCCTATGCGCGGGTGTCGCACCTGTTCGATCCGAAACCCAAGGCTGCTGCCGGTATTCATCCGTCTGCGGTCATTGCCGAGGATGCCCAGGTTGATCCTGCGGCCAGCATCGGCGCCTTTGCGGTGATCGAGAGTGGGGCACGCATTGCGGCCGATGTCACGGTTGGTGCCCACTGCTTTATCGGCGCGCGCTGCCAAATCGGCGCCGGCGGTTGGCTGGCGCCGCGCGTGACCCTGTACCACGATGTGCGTATCGGTGAGCGTGTAGTCATCCAGTCGGGTGCCGTGATTGGCGGTGAAGGTTTCGGCTTTGCCAACGCCAAGGGCATCTGGAACAAGATCGCCCAGGTCGGCGGTGTGCTGATCGGTGACGACGTGGAAATCGGCGTGAACACGGCTGTCGATCGCGGGGCCCTGGCCGATACCGTGATTGGCAATGGCGTGAAGCTCGACAACCAGATCCAGATCGCCCATAACGTGCAGATTGGCGATCACACCGCCATGGCGGCCTGCGTGGGTATCTCCGGCAGCACCAAGATCGGCAAGCATTGCATGCTCGCCGGTGGCGTTGGGCTGGTAGGGCATATCGATATTTGCGACAACGTCTTCATCACCGGCATGACCATGGTCACCCACTCGATCACCGAGCCAGGGGCCTATTCTTCCGGTACCGCCATGCAGCCTGCGGCTGAATGGCGCAAGAGTGCAGCACGGTTGAGGCAGCTCGACGACATGGCTCGACGTCTCAAACAGCTGGAAAAGCGTGTTGGGGACGTGACCCCTGGCGGTAATGCTTCATCAGAAGGCTGA
- the fabZ gene encoding 3-hydroxyacyl-ACP dehydratase FabZ, which yields MMDINEIREYLPHRYPFLLVDRVVDLNIEEKRIRAYKNVSINEPFFNGHFPAHPIMPGVLIIEAMAQAAGILGFKMLDLKPADGTLYYFVGSDKLRFRNPVTPGDQLILEAKFISCKRQIWKFECQASVDGKPVCSAEIICAERKL from the coding sequence ATGATGGACATCAACGAGATTCGCGAATACCTGCCTCACCGTTACCCGTTCCTGCTGGTGGATCGCGTAGTGGACCTCAACATCGAGGAAAAGCGCATTCGTGCCTACAAGAATGTCAGCATCAACGAACCGTTCTTCAACGGTCACTTTCCCGCGCATCCCATCATGCCGGGTGTGTTGATCATCGAAGCGATGGCCCAGGCTGCCGGTATCCTTGGTTTCAAAATGCTCGACCTCAAGCCTGCCGACGGCACGCTTTACTATTTCGTGGGCTCCGACAAGTTGCGTTTCCGCAACCCGGTTACCCCGGGTGACCAGTTGATCCTGGAAGCCAAGTTCATCAGCTGCAAGCGCCAGATCTGGAAGTTCGAATGCCAGGCTTCGGTGGACGGCAAGCCGGTATGCTCCGCCGAGATCATCTGCGCGGAACGCAAACTATGA
- the lpxA gene encoding acyl-ACP--UDP-N-acetylglucosamine O-acyltransferase, translating to MSLIDPRAIIDPSAVLAADVEVGPWSIIGAGVEIGEGTVIGPHVILKGPTRIGKHNRIYQFSSIGEDTPDMKYKGEETRLVIGDHNTIREGVTIHRGTVQDRAETTLGDHNLVMAYAHIGHDSVIGNHCILVNNTALAGHVHVDDWAILSGFTLVHQYCHIGAHSFSGMGTAIGKDVPAFVTVFGNPAEARSMNFEGMRRRGFSEDAIHALRRAYKVVYRQGLTVDQALTQLVEPAALFPEVAVFRDSIQASTRGITR from the coding sequence ATGAGTTTGATTGACCCTCGCGCAATCATCGATCCGTCGGCCGTTCTGGCCGCCGACGTTGAGGTCGGCCCCTGGTCGATCATCGGCGCAGGTGTGGAAATCGGCGAGGGGACTGTCATCGGGCCGCACGTGATCCTCAAAGGTCCGACCCGCATTGGCAAACACAATCGCATCTACCAGTTCTCGTCGATAGGCGAGGACACCCCGGACATGAAGTACAAGGGGGAAGAAACACGCCTGGTAATCGGTGACCACAACACCATCCGTGAAGGCGTGACCATTCACCGTGGTACCGTTCAGGATCGGGCCGAGACCACCCTGGGTGATCACAACCTGGTGATGGCCTATGCGCATATCGGTCACGACAGCGTCATCGGCAACCACTGCATCCTGGTCAACAACACCGCGTTGGCCGGGCATGTGCACGTTGACGATTGGGCGATTCTGTCCGGGTTCACCCTGGTCCATCAGTACTGCCATATTGGCGCCCACAGCTTTTCCGGCATGGGCACCGCCATTGGCAAGGACGTTCCGGCATTTGTCACGGTATTCGGCAACCCGGCCGAAGCGCGCAGCATGAACTTCGAAGGCATGCGCCGTCGTGGTTTCAGCGAAGACGCCATCCACGCCCTGCGCCGAGCCTACAAGGTGGTTTACCGCCAGGGGCTCACGGTTGACCAGGCGTTGACCCAACTGGTCGAGCCGGCAGCGTTGTTCCCGGAAGTCGCGGTGTTCCGTGACTCGATCCAGGCGTCGACCCGCGGCATCACCCGCTGA
- the lpxB gene encoding lipid-A-disaccharide synthase produces the protein MANLRIALVAGEASGDILGAGLMRALKAQHPAVEFIGVGGPLMQAEGLTSYFPMERLSVMGLVEVLGRLRELLARRKLLIQTLIEEKPDVFIGIDAPDFTLNIELKLRQAGIKTVHYVSPSVWAWRQKRVLKIREGCDLMLTLLPFEARFYEEKGVPVRFVGHTLADTIPLQADRAAARAELGLPDGPLVALMPGSRGGEVGRLASVFFDAAERLQALKPGVRFVLPCASPQRRAQIETLLEGRNLPLTLLDGQSHLALAACDAVLIASGTATLEALLYKRPMVVAYRLAPLTFWILKRMVKSPYISLPNLLAQRLLVPELLQDDATPEALAQTLLPLIDGGEEQTRGFDDIHRILRRDASNQAADAVLTLIGQKKESV, from the coding sequence ATGGCCAATCTGCGTATCGCGCTGGTGGCCGGGGAAGCTTCCGGCGACATTTTGGGCGCAGGTCTTATGCGGGCCCTCAAGGCCCAGCATCCGGCGGTTGAATTCATTGGCGTCGGCGGTCCACTGATGCAGGCTGAAGGGCTCACGTCCTACTTCCCTATGGAGCGTTTGTCGGTCATGGGGCTGGTCGAAGTGCTGGGTCGCCTGCGTGAGCTGTTGGCCCGTCGCAAGCTGCTGATCCAGACCCTGATCGAAGAAAAGCCCGACGTGTTCATCGGCATCGATGCGCCGGATTTCACGCTCAATATCGAACTCAAATTACGTCAGGCCGGCATCAAGACCGTGCACTACGTCAGCCCGTCCGTGTGGGCGTGGCGGCAAAAGCGCGTGCTCAAGATCCGTGAAGGCTGTGACCTGATGCTGACGTTGCTGCCGTTCGAGGCCCGATTCTACGAAGAGAAGGGCGTGCCGGTAAGGTTTGTCGGACATACCCTGGCCGACACGATTCCGTTGCAGGCTGACCGCGCCGCCGCGCGTGCCGAACTGGGCTTGCCCGACGGCCCGTTGGTCGCGCTGATGCCTGGCAGTCGTGGTGGCGAAGTTGGCCGGCTGGCCTCGGTATTTTTTGATGCTGCCGAGCGTCTGCAAGCCTTGAAACCGGGCGTACGTTTCGTGCTGCCCTGCGCGAGCCCGCAGCGTCGTGCGCAGATCGAAACGCTGCTGGAAGGCCGCAACCTGCCGTTGACCCTGCTCGACGGCCAGTCGCACCTGGCCCTGGCAGCCTGTGATGCGGTGCTGATTGCCTCCGGCACTGCCACTCTGGAGGCCTTGCTCTACAAGCGTCCGATGGTGGTGGCCTACCGCTTGGCGCCGCTGACCTTCTGGATTCTCAAGCGCATGGTCAAAAGCCCTTACATCTCCCTGCCCAACCTGCTGGCCCAGCGCCTGTTGGTACCGGAATTGTTGCAGGACGATGCGACGCCTGAGGCCCTTGCGCAAACGCTACTACCGTTGATCGACGGCGGCGAAGAACAGACCCGTGGTTTTGACGACATCCATCGCATATTGCGCCGCGATGCCTCGAACCAGGCGGCCGACGCCGTGCTGACCTTGATCGGCCAGAAAAAGGAAAGCGTATGA
- the rnhB gene encoding ribonuclease HII yields MNTQIGLDFSLVAQAHELVAGVDEVGRGPLCGAVVTAAVILDPNRPILGLNDSKKLTEARREKLYDEIIEKALSWHIARAEVEEIDELNILHATMLAMQRAVEGLHITPKMAMIDGNRCPKLAMPSEAVVKGDSKVPAIAAASILAKVSRDREMAAFELIYPGYGIGGHKGYPTPVHLEALARLGPTPIHRRSFAPVRQAYELRESLNEV; encoded by the coding sequence ATGAACACGCAAATAGGCCTGGATTTCAGCCTGGTTGCCCAAGCCCACGAACTGGTCGCCGGTGTCGACGAAGTCGGGCGTGGGCCTTTGTGCGGTGCCGTGGTCACGGCGGCGGTGATCCTCGATCCGAACCGTCCGATCCTCGGCCTCAATGACTCGAAGAAACTCACCGAGGCGCGCCGTGAAAAGCTCTACGATGAGATCATCGAAAAAGCCTTGAGCTGGCACATCGCCCGGGCCGAAGTCGAAGAAATCGACGAGCTGAATATTCTTCACGCCACCATGCTCGCGATGCAGCGTGCGGTTGAAGGCCTGCACATCACGCCAAAAATGGCGATGATCGACGGTAACCGTTGCCCCAAGCTGGCCATGCCTTCTGAGGCAGTGGTGAAGGGCGATAGCAAGGTACCTGCCATCGCAGCCGCCTCGATCCTCGCCAAAGTCAGCCGTGATCGTGAAATGGCCGCGTTCGAATTGATCTACCCCGGCTACGGCATTGGCGGGCATAAAGGCTATCCGACGCCCGTTCATCTGGAAGCCCTGGCTCGCCTGGGGCCGACGCCGATCCATCGCCGTTCGTTCGCCCCGGTTCGCCAGGCCTACGAGCTGCGCGAGAGCCTCAACGAGGTCTAG
- a CDS encoding acetyl-CoA carboxylase carboxyltransferase subunit alpha: MNPNFLDFEQPIADLQAKIEELRLVGNDNSLNIGDEIARLQDKSSTLTEDIFGKLTSWQIARLARHPRRPYTLDYIQHIFTEFDELHGDRHFSDDAAIVGGIARLDDQPVMVIGHQKGREVREKVRRNFGMPRPEGYRKACRLMEMAERFKMPILTFIDTPGAYPGIDAEERNQSEAIAWNLRVMARLKTPIIATVIGEGGSGGALAIGVCDQLNMLQYSTYAVISPEGCASILWKTAEKAPDAAEAMGITADRLKGLGIVDKVIAEPLGGAHRDPAAAAATIRAELGSQLAMLKKLDNEALLARRYERLMSYGL, from the coding sequence ATGAACCCGAATTTTCTTGATTTCGAACAGCCGATCGCTGACCTGCAAGCCAAGATCGAAGAGCTGCGCCTGGTCGGCAATGACAATTCGCTGAATATCGGCGATGAGATCGCTCGCCTGCAAGACAAGAGCAGCACGCTCACCGAAGACATCTTCGGCAAGCTGACCAGCTGGCAGATCGCGCGCCTGGCCCGCCACCCGCGCCGTCCGTACACCCTGGACTACATTCAGCACATCTTCACCGAGTTCGACGAGCTGCACGGCGACCGCCACTTCTCCGACGACGCGGCCATCGTGGGCGGTATTGCTCGCCTGGACGACCAGCCGGTAATGGTGATCGGTCACCAGAAAGGCCGTGAAGTGCGCGAAAAAGTGCGCCGCAACTTCGGCATGCCGCGTCCTGAAGGCTACCGCAAGGCGTGCCGCCTGATGGAAATGGCCGAACGCTTCAAGATGCCGATCCTGACCTTCATCGACACGCCGGGTGCTTACCCAGGTATCGACGCTGAAGAGCGCAACCAGAGCGAAGCGATCGCCTGGAACCTGCGCGTCATGGCCCGCCTGAAAACCCCAATCATCGCCACCGTGATTGGTGAGGGTGGTTCCGGCGGAGCACTGGCTATTGGCGTCTGTGACCAGTTGAACATGCTGCAGTATTCGACCTACGCGGTGATTTCGCCGGAAGGTTGCGCCTCGATCCTGTGGAAAACGGCCGAGAAAGCGCCGGACGCTGCCGAAGCCATGGGTATCACCGCTGATCGCCTCAAAGGTTTGGGTATCGTGGATAAAGTCATCGCCGAGCCTTTGGGCGGCGCCCACCGCGACCCGGCTGCTGCCGCCGCGACGATCCGTGCTGAACTGGGTTCGCAGCTGGCGATGCTCAAGAAGCTGGATAACGAAGCGCTGCTGGCCCGTCGTTATGAGCGTTTGATGAGCTACGGTCTGTAA
- the tilS gene encoding tRNA lysidine(34) synthetase TilS, producing MKPSLAAKLLQVLSPWRNAPAWHIAFSGGLDSTVLLYLLANLANTESLPPLSAVHVHHGLQAAADAWPAHCQSTCDSLGVPLRVMRVQVQPGASLERAARDARYQVFTEVTGAGEVLLTGQHRDDQAETLLFRLLRGAGVRGLAAMPVQRPLAAGYLVRPLLDVPRAELEAYAEAHQLTWIEDPSNADSRFSRNYLRHRVLPVLAERWPQANSNLARTAEHLNEAQALLDELAQMDLQAANQPSPFPWLHLPSLSLTPLRELSDARQRNALRHWLTPLTRLPDSDHWASWYSLRDAKGDAQPQWRLADGELHRSGERIWWLPSTWSEFSDATVSWPDPQNPLELPGNGQVKLTGRIPGGPLTIRYRQGGEILAVPGRGRRDLKRLLNESGLPGCVRGRLPLLYQGEQLLGAPSLAGLWPAPSDDWQLHWMPQTCDQGLS from the coding sequence ATGAAGCCTTCCTTAGCCGCCAAACTCTTGCAAGTTCTGTCACCCTGGCGCAATGCCCCGGCCTGGCACATCGCATTCTCCGGTGGCCTTGATTCCACCGTCCTGCTGTACCTCCTCGCCAATTTGGCCAACACCGAATCGCTCCCGCCCCTCAGTGCTGTGCATGTTCATCATGGCCTACAAGCTGCAGCTGATGCATGGCCCGCTCACTGTCAGTCGACATGCGACAGCCTGGGCGTGCCGTTGCGCGTGATGCGTGTGCAGGTGCAACCCGGCGCCAGTCTTGAGCGTGCTGCCCGTGACGCGCGTTACCAGGTGTTTACCGAGGTGACCGGAGCAGGGGAGGTGCTACTGACGGGCCAGCATCGCGACGATCAGGCAGAAACCTTGTTGTTCCGTCTGCTGCGTGGGGCAGGGGTGCGCGGGCTGGCGGCAATGCCGGTACAGCGCCCGCTGGCGGCAGGCTACCTTGTACGGCCCTTGTTGGATGTCCCGCGTGCAGAGCTGGAAGCCTATGCCGAGGCGCACCAGCTCACATGGATTGAAGATCCTTCGAACGCGGACTCGCGGTTCTCCCGTAATTACCTGCGCCACCGCGTGCTTCCAGTACTGGCGGAGCGCTGGCCGCAGGCTAACTCAAACCTGGCGCGGACTGCCGAGCACCTCAATGAGGCCCAGGCCCTGCTGGATGAGTTGGCACAGATGGACCTGCAAGCGGCCAATCAGCCTTCGCCGTTTCCCTGGTTGCACTTGCCGTCCCTGTCGCTTACGCCGTTGCGCGAGCTATCCGACGCCCGCCAACGCAACGCCCTACGTCACTGGCTAACCCCTCTGACCCGTTTGCCCGACAGCGACCACTGGGCCAGTTGGTATTCCCTGCGGGATGCCAAGGGTGACGCACAACCCCAATGGCGCTTGGCTGATGGCGAATTGCACCGCAGCGGTGAACGTATCTGGTGGCTGCCCTCCACTTGGTCGGAATTTTCCGACGCAACGGTGAGCTGGCCCGATCCGCAAAACCCACTAGAGTTACCCGGCAATGGTCAGGTGAAACTGACGGGCAGGATACCCGGAGGCCCATTGACGATCCGCTACCGCCAGGGCGGCGAAATCCTTGCTGTGCCCGGCCGAGGTCGGCGCGACTTGAAGCGCCTGCTTAACGAAAGTGGCCTGCCGGGTTGCGTCCGTGGCAGATTGCCGCTGCTTTACCAGGGCGAGCAATTGCTGGGTGCGCCCAGCCTTGCGGGACTCTGGCCGGCACCGAGTGATGACTGGCAATTACATTGGATGCCACAGACCTGCGATCAAGGTTTGAGCTGA
- a CDS encoding CTP synthase — protein sequence MTRYIFVTGGVVSSLGKGIASASLAAILEARGLKVTMLKLDPYINVDPGTMSPFQHGEVFVTHDGAETDLDLGHYERFIRTTMTQNNNFTTGRVYEHVLRKERRGDYLGATIQVIPHITDEIKRRIIKGAGDADVAMVEIGGTVGDIESQPFLEAIRQLRFEVGAKRAMLMHLTLVPYIATAGETKTKPTQHSVKELRSIGLQPDVLVCRSDHPIDISSRRKIAQFTNVEERAVIALEDADTIYKIPGILHSQGLDDFVVERFGLQCNGADLSEWEAVVDAKLNPEHEVTIAMVGKYMELLDAYKSLIEAMSHAGISNRTKVNLRYIDSEDIENQGTALLEGVDAILVPGGFGLRGVEGKITAVQYARENKVPYLGICLGMQVAVIEFARNVLGWKDANSTEFDSKSGHPVVGLITEWEDATGAVETRTEASDLGGTMRLGAQDCLLEPGSLVHDCYGKDVIVERHRHRYEVNNNLLPQIKEAGLKISGRSGDGALVEVVEAPDHPWFVACQFHPEFTSTPRDGHPLFSGFVKAALTQHQKKA from the coding sequence ATGACGCGCTACATATTCGTCACGGGCGGTGTTGTTTCTTCATTGGGGAAAGGCATCGCATCGGCTTCATTGGCGGCCATCCTGGAGGCGCGGGGACTTAAGGTCACCATGCTCAAGCTGGACCCGTACATCAACGTTGACCCGGGCACCATGAGCCCGTTCCAGCACGGTGAAGTGTTCGTCACCCACGACGGCGCCGAGACCGACCTGGACCTGGGCCACTACGAGCGGTTCATCCGCACGACCATGACCCAGAACAACAACTTCACCACCGGCCGTGTCTACGAGCACGTGCTGCGCAAGGAGCGCCGTGGTGACTACCTGGGTGCAACCATCCAGGTGATCCCGCACATCACCGACGAAATCAAGCGCCGCATCATCAAGGGTGCAGGCGATGCCGACGTGGCCATGGTCGAGATCGGTGGCACCGTCGGTGACATCGAATCCCAACCGTTCCTCGAAGCCATCCGCCAGCTGCGTTTCGAAGTCGGCGCCAAGCGCGCGATGCTGATGCACCTGACCCTAGTGCCGTACATCGCCACTGCCGGCGAAACCAAAACCAAGCCAACCCAGCACTCGGTCAAGGAACTGCGTTCCATCGGCCTGCAGCCGGACGTGCTGGTGTGCCGCTCCGATCACCCGATCGACATTTCCTCGCGTCGCAAGATCGCGCAATTTACCAACGTTGAAGAACGTGCGGTGATCGCGCTGGAAGACGCCGACACCATCTACAAGATCCCGGGCATCCTGCATTCGCAAGGCCTGGACGATTTTGTGGTCGAGCGTTTCGGCCTGCAATGCAACGGTGCGGACCTGTCCGAGTGGGAAGCCGTGGTCGACGCCAAGCTCAACCCTGAGCACGAAGTCACCATCGCGATGGTCGGCAAGTACATGGAACTGCTGGACGCGTACAAGTCGCTGATCGAAGCGATGAGCCACGCCGGTATCAGCAACCGTACCAAGGTCAACCTGCGCTACATCGACTCTGAAGACATCGAGAACCAAGGCACTGCCTTGCTCGAAGGTGTCGACGCGATCCTCGTTCCCGGCGGTTTCGGCCTGCGTGGCGTGGAAGGCAAGATCACCGCTGTTCAATATGCTCGCGAGAACAAGGTGCCGTACCTGGGTATCTGCCTGGGCATGCAAGTGGCCGTCATCGAGTTCGCCCGTAACGTGCTGGGCTGGAAAGACGCCAACTCCACCGAGTTCGACAGCAAGAGCGGTCACCCGGTCGTGGGCCTGATCACCGAGTGGGAAGATGCCACCGGCGCGGTCGAGACCCGTACCGAAGCGTCCGACCTGGGCGGCACCATGCGCCTCGGCGCGCAGGACTGCCTGCTGGAGCCGGGCTCGCTGGTTCACGATTGCTACGGCAAGGACGTGATCGTCGAGCGTCACCGTCACCGCTACGAAGTGAACAACAACCTGCTGCCGCAAATCAAAGAGGCCGGCCTGAAAATCTCCGGTCGCTCCGGTGATGGCGCGCTGGTTGAAGTGGTCGAAGCACCGGATCATCCGTGGTTCGTGGCGTGCCAGTTCCACCCTGAGTTCACCTCGACGCCGCGCGACGGTCACCCGTTGTTCAGCGGTTTCGTCAAGGCCGCACTGACGCAACACCAGAAGAAGGCGTAA
- the kdsA gene encoding 3-deoxy-8-phosphooctulonate synthase, with product MAQKIIRVGDIEIANDKPMVLFGGMNVLESRDMAMQVCEEYVKVTEKLGIPYVFKASFDKANRSSVTSYRGPGLEEGMRIFQDIKQAFGVPIITDVHEPEQAAVVAEVCDIIQLPAFLSRQTDLVVAMAKTGAVINIKKAQFLAPQEMKHILNKCVEAGNDQLILCERGSSFGYNNLVVDMLGFGIMKQFEYPVFFDVTHALQMPGGRADSAGGRRAQVLDLAKAGISQSLAGLFLEAHPDPDNAKCDGPCALRLDKLEPFLAQLKQLDELVKSFPTVETA from the coding sequence ATGGCCCAGAAGATCATTCGCGTCGGCGACATCGAGATTGCCAACGACAAGCCCATGGTGCTGTTCGGCGGCATGAACGTGCTGGAAAGCCGCGACATGGCGATGCAGGTCTGTGAAGAGTACGTGAAGGTTACCGAGAAACTCGGTATCCCTTACGTGTTCAAGGCCAGCTTCGACAAGGCCAACCGTTCGTCCGTGACCTCCTATCGCGGCCCAGGCCTTGAAGAAGGCATGCGGATCTTCCAGGACATCAAGCAAGCCTTCGGCGTGCCGATCATCACCGACGTCCACGAGCCTGAACAGGCTGCCGTGGTCGCCGAGGTGTGCGACATCATCCAGTTGCCGGCCTTCCTGTCGCGCCAGACCGACCTGGTCGTGGCGATGGCCAAGACCGGCGCGGTGATCAATATCAAGAAAGCCCAGTTCCTCGCACCCCAGGAGATGAAACACATCCTGAACAAGTGCGTGGAAGCGGGTAACGACCAGTTGATCCTCTGCGAGCGCGGTTCGAGCTTCGGCTACAACAACCTCGTGGTGGACATGCTCGGTTTCGGCATCATGAAACAGTTCGAATACCCGGTGTTCTTCGACGTGACCCACGCGCTGCAAATGCCCGGTGGTCGCGCCGATTCCGCGGGCGGGCGCCGTGCCCAGGTGCTGGACCTGGCCAAGGCTGGCATCAGCCAGTCCCTGGCGGGCCTGTTCCTGGAAGCCCACCCGGACCCGGACAACGCCAAGTGCGACGGCCCATGCGCCCTGCGCCTGGACAAGCTGGAGCCATTCCTGGCCCAGCTCAAGCAGTTGGACGAACTGGTCAAGAGTTTTCCGACGGTAGAGACCGCGTAA
- the eno gene encoding phosphopyruvate hydratase has translation MAKIVDIKGREVLDSRGNPTVEADVLLDNGIIGSACAPSGASTGSREALELRDGDKSRYLGKGVLKAVANINGPIRDLLLGKDPLDQKALDHAMIKLDGTENKGSLGANAILAVSLAAAKAAAQDQDLPLYAHIANLNGTPGVYSMPVPMMNIINGGEHADNNVDIQEFMVQPVGAKSFSEGLRMGTEIFHHLKAVLKARGLSTAVGDEGGFAPNLASNEDALKVISEAVANAGYKLGTDVTLALDCAASEFFEDGKYNLSGEGQVFNSEGFADYLKGLTERYPIISIEDGLDESDWDGWKILTDKIGEKIQLVGDDLFVTNTKILKEGIDKKIANSILIKFNQIGTLTETLEAIQMAKAAGYTAVISHRSGETEDSTIADLAVGTSAGQIKTGSLCRSDRVSKYNQLLRIEEQLAGKAKYNGRGEFRG, from the coding sequence ATGGCAAAAATCGTCGACATCAAAGGTCGTGAAGTTCTCGACTCCCGTGGCAACCCCACCGTCGAAGCCGACGTGCTTCTCGATAACGGCATCATCGGCAGCGCCTGCGCGCCGTCCGGTGCTTCTACCGGTTCGCGCGAAGCGCTGGAGCTGCGTGATGGCGACAAGAGCCGTTACCTGGGCAAGGGTGTACTCAAGGCTGTAGCCAACATCAACGGCCCGATCCGTGACCTGTTGCTGGGCAAGGACCCGCTGGACCAGAAAGCCCTGGACCACGCGATGATCAAGCTCGACGGCACCGAAAACAAAGGCAGCCTGGGCGCCAACGCCATCCTCGCCGTGTCCCTGGCCGCCGCCAAGGCCGCTGCCCAGGACCAGGACCTGCCGCTGTACGCACACATCGCCAACCTGAACGGCACGCCGGGTGTTTACTCCATGCCAGTGCCGATGATGAACATCATCAACGGTGGCGAGCACGCCGATAACAACGTCGACATCCAGGAATTCATGGTGCAGCCGGTTGGCGCCAAGTCCTTCTCCGAAGGCCTGCGCATGGGCACCGAGATTTTTCATCACCTCAAAGCTGTGCTGAAGGCCCGTGGCCTGAGCACTGCGGTAGGTGACGAAGGGGGGTTCGCACCGAACCTGGCGTCCAACGAAGATGCACTGAAAGTGATCTCCGAAGCCGTGGCCAACGCTGGCTACAAGCTCGGCACTGACGTGACCCTGGCCCTGGACTGCGCGGCCAGCGAGTTCTTTGAGGACGGCAAGTACAACCTGTCCGGTGAAGGCCAGGTGTTCAACTCCGAAGGTTTCGCTGACTACCTGAAGGGCTTGACCGAGCGCTACCCGATCATCTCGATCGAAGACGGCCTGGACGAGTCCGACTGGGACGGCTGGAAAATCCTCACCGACAAGATCGGCGAGAAAATCCAACTGGTGGGCGACGACCTGTTCGTGACCAACACCAAGATCCTGAAAGAAGGCATCGATAAAAAGATCGCCAACTCGATCCTGATCAAGTTCAACCAGATCGGCACCCTGACCGAAACCCTGGAAGCCATCCAGATGGCCAAGGCTGCGGGCTACACTGCCGTGATCTCCCACCGCTCCGGCGAAACCGAAGATTCGACCATTGCCGACCTGGCTGTTGGCACCTCGGCGGGCCAGATCAAGACCGGTTCCCTGTGCCGTTCCGACCGCGTTTCCAAGTACAACCAATTGCTGCGTATCGAAGAGCAACTGGCAGGCAAGGCCAAGTACAACGGTCGCGGCGAGTTTCGCGGCTGA